In a genomic window of Alkalibaculum bacchi:
- the ylqF gene encoding ribosome biogenesis GTPase YlqF yields MEIQWYPGHMAKTKKKIQEELKLIDVVIELLDARIPISSKNPEVDSIIQNKRKIILLNKSDLSDPEVNKLWADYYIENKQDFIFTNSITGKGVRELISAMESKMAHVLERDAKKGRMNRQIKCMILGIPNVGKSTLINKMAGRSSAKTGNIPGVTRANQWIRVSNKILLLDTPGILWPKFEDTETGLKLAWIGSIKDTIYDREGATLRLISFLREYYPQNLIERYNIEIDSDDEDITVYEKIAQKRGFIQKGNNIDYARTAEMLLDELRKTKIGKISFERP; encoded by the coding sequence ATGGAAATTCAATGGTATCCAGGTCATATGGCCAAAACCAAGAAAAAAATACAAGAAGAGCTAAAGCTCATCGACGTAGTAATAGAACTATTAGATGCGAGAATACCTATTAGCAGCAAGAATCCAGAGGTAGACAGTATTATTCAAAATAAACGTAAAATTATTTTATTAAATAAAAGTGATTTATCAGACCCAGAAGTAAACAAGCTATGGGCAGATTATTATATAGAGAATAAACAGGATTTTATTTTTACTAATTCTATTACAGGCAAAGGGGTAAGAGAATTAATCAGTGCAATGGAAAGCAAAATGGCTCATGTTTTAGAACGAGATGCCAAAAAAGGCAGAATGAACAGACAAATAAAATGTATGATCTTAGGAATTCCTAATGTAGGCAAATCTACTCTCATTAATAAAATGGCTGGTCGATCTTCTGCTAAAACAGGTAATATTCCTGGTGTGACAAGAGCTAATCAATGGATTAGGGTAAGCAACAAAATACTTCTCTTAGATACTCCGGGGATACTGTGGCCAAAATTTGAAGATACAGAAACTGGTTTAAAACTAGCATGGATAGGATCTATAAAAGATACTATATACGATAGGGAAGGCGCCACACTTCGTTTAATCTCTTTTTTAAGAGAATATTATCCTCAAAACTTGATAGAACGCTACAATATTGAAATAGATTCTGATGATGAGGATATCACCGTTTATGAAAAGATTGCTCAGAAACGAGGCTTTATTCAAAAGGGCAATAATATCGATTACGCAAGAACAGCAGAAATGCTTTTAGATGAGTTGAGAAAGACAAAGATAGGAAAAATTAGTTTTGAACGACCTTAA
- the rpsP gene encoding 30S ribosomal protein S16, whose product MAVKIRLKRMGAHKKPFYRIVVADSRAPRDGRFIEEIGYFNPLTEPVQLKIDSDKAKQWLGNGAQPSDTVRDLFKKNGII is encoded by the coding sequence ATGGCAGTAAAAATTAGATTAAAGAGAATGGGTGCACATAAAAAACCATTTTATAGAATCGTCGTTGCAGATTCCAGAGCTCCAAGAGACGGAAGATTCATCGAAGAAATTGGTTATTTTAATCCTTTAACGGAACCAGTCCAATTAAAGATTGATTCTGATAAAGCAAAACAATGGTTAGGAAATGGTGCTCAACCATCTGACACAGTAAGAGATTTATTCAAAAAAAATGGCATCATCTAA
- a CDS encoding KH domain-containing protein — MKELIEVLAKSLVDNPLSVVVNETVDQDLIDLELIVAPEDMGKVIGKQGRIAKAIRTVLKAAATKENKRATLEIVNKP, encoded by the coding sequence TTGAAGGAACTAATTGAAGTTTTGGCAAAATCTTTAGTAGATAATCCACTATCCGTTGTAGTCAACGAAACGGTGGACCAAGATTTAATTGATTTAGAACTTATTGTAGCTCCTGAAGATATGGGCAAAGTTATAGGCAAACAGGGGAGAATAGCTAAGGCTATTCGAACAGTCTTAAAAGCTGCAGCTACAAAAGAAAATAAGCGAGCGACTTTAGAAATTGTCAACAAACCATAA
- a CDS encoding CPC_1213 family protein, which produces MAEHNKKKGNKKHNKKDGKFRSKNVKHDPQAESARAVFGMKDDNPQLKQR; this is translated from the coding sequence ATGGCAGAACATAATAAGAAAAAAGGAAACAAAAAACATAATAAGAAAGATGGTAAATTTCGTTCAAAAAATGTAAAGCATGATCCTCAGGCAGAAAGTGCTCGAGCAGTATTTGGTATGAAAGATGACAACCCACAATTAAAACAAAGATGA
- a CDS encoding HDIG domain-containing metalloprotein, with product MNFFEEIEEHLLNDSKPSEYLNSIKDNPEFKKHPFDYLNKLIQTEQSPKYHPEGSVWNHTMLVIDGAAKVKNKSKNKRAFMWAALLHDIGKPSTTRKRKGKITSYDHDKVGSELAEEFLLEVGQDEEFIKEVTALVRYHMQILFVLNNLPFADISSMKDHVDINEIALLGYCDRMGRLNADSSKEQKNIEEFIRKVTM from the coding sequence ATGAATTTTTTCGAAGAAATAGAAGAGCATTTACTAAATGATTCTAAACCATCCGAGTATCTGAATTCAATTAAAGATAATCCAGAGTTTAAAAAGCATCCTTTTGATTATCTTAATAAATTAATTCAAACAGAGCAATCACCTAAATACCATCCAGAAGGAAGTGTTTGGAATCATACTATGTTAGTGATAGATGGAGCAGCTAAAGTAAAAAACAAAAGCAAAAATAAAAGAGCTTTCATGTGGGCAGCCCTCCTTCATGATATCGGAAAGCCAAGTACTACTCGAAAGAGAAAAGGTAAAATCACCTCTTATGATCACGATAAAGTAGGGTCAGAGTTAGCTGAGGAATTTCTATTAGAAGTAGGGCAAGATGAGGAGTTCATCAAAGAGGTAACGGCTTTGGTTCGCTACCATATGCAGATACTCTTCGTACTAAACAATTTACCCTTTGCGGATATTTCATCAATGAAAGACCATGTAGACATAAATGAAATAGCTCTTTTAGGCTACTGTGATCGAATGGGTAGACTTAATGCGGATTCGTCAAAGGAACAAAAGAATATTGAGGAGTTTATTAGAAAAGTGACGATGTAA
- a CDS encoding YraN family protein, whose translation MSKKQNVVKGRFGEETSVEYLKRKRYKMLDINFRCKIGEIDIVAKDKSTIVFVEVKSRQSNQYGYPSEAVNYHKQRKISKVALYYLQSKKLFDYDYNIRFDVIEILDYLEDVKINHIVNAFELTL comes from the coding sequence ATGAGTAAAAAACAAAATGTTGTAAAAGGAAGATTTGGAGAAGAAACGAGTGTAGAGTATTTAAAGAGAAAGAGGTATAAAATGTTAGACATCAATTTTCGTTGCAAAATAGGGGAGATTGATATTGTAGCAAAGGACAAATCTACTATCGTATTTGTAGAGGTAAAATCCCGCCAAAGCAATCAGTATGGCTACCCTAGTGAGGCTGTGAACTATCACAAGCAACGTAAAATCTCTAAAGTAGCTCTTTATTATCTGCAAAGCAAAAAATTATTTGATTATGACTACAATATTCGCTTTGACGTAATCGAGATTTTAGATTATCTTGAAGATGTTAAGATCAATCATATTGTAAATGCATTTGAACTAACCTTGTAA
- the trmD gene encoding tRNA (guanosine(37)-N1)-methyltransferase TrmD: MKFFVLTLFPEMFDSFLNTSILKKSIDKGLVEIELINIRDFTQDKHNKTDDYPFGGGPGMVMTPQPLASSIEYAKERSNNGKVIYFSPHGAVLRQSMVSNLAKEQDIILLCGHYEGIDYRIVEKYIDLQISIGDYIVTGGELPAMVFIDSVSRYVEGVLGNEESAVEESFTKPLLEHPQYTRPRVFEDMEVPEVLLSGNHEKIKQWRLSKSEEITQNNRPDLYELFKKDQ, translated from the coding sequence ATGAAATTTTTCGTGCTGACATTATTTCCTGAGATGTTTGATAGCTTTTTAAACACCAGTATTTTAAAAAAGAGCATTGACAAAGGCCTCGTTGAAATAGAGCTTATCAATATTCGAGATTTTACTCAAGATAAGCACAACAAGACCGACGACTATCCCTTTGGAGGAGGACCTGGCATGGTCATGACTCCACAACCGTTAGCGAGCTCCATTGAGTATGCGAAAGAAAGATCCAATAATGGAAAAGTCATCTATTTTTCGCCTCATGGTGCAGTACTGAGGCAGAGCATGGTATCTAACTTGGCAAAAGAACAAGATATAATCCTTTTATGTGGTCATTATGAGGGAATTGACTATCGTATTGTCGAAAAATACATTGATTTACAAATCTCTATTGGAGATTATATTGTAACTGGTGGCGAATTGCCTGCTATGGTTTTTATCGACAGCGTTTCTAGATATGTAGAGGGAGTATTAGGAAATGAAGAAAGTGCTGTAGAAGAATCTTTCACCAAGCCTTTACTAGAACATCCACAGTATACTAGACCTAGAGTATTTGAAGATATGGAGGTACCTGAAGTTCTTCTTTCAGGCAATCATGAGAAAATCAAACAATGGAGATTAAGCAAATCCGAAGAAATCACTCAAAATAATAGACCGGATTTATATGAATTGTTTAAAAAAGACCAATAA
- the rplS gene encoding 50S ribosomal protein L19 produces the protein MNIIDVIEKEQIKNDIPQFNVGDTVKVHAKVVEGKRERIQIFEGVVLKKQNGGINETFTVRKISYGVGVERTFPLHSPRIDKIEVTRKGKVRRAKLFYLRDRVGKAAKVKERI, from the coding sequence ATGAATATCATCGATGTAATTGAAAAAGAACAAATTAAAAACGATATCCCACAATTTAATGTTGGAGATACAGTAAAGGTTCACGCAAAAGTAGTAGAAGGAAAAAGAGAAAGAATTCAAATTTTTGAAGGTGTCGTTTTAAAGAAACAAAACGGTGGCATAAACGAGACTTTTACAGTAAGAAAAATTTCTTATGGTGTTGGTGTAGAGAGAACATTCCCACTACATTCACCAAGAATCGATAAAATCGAAGTAACAAGAAAAGGTAAAGTAAGAAGAGCAAAATTATTCTACTTAAGAGACCGAGTAGGTAAAGCTGCAAAAGTTAAAGAAAGAATATAG
- a CDS encoding uroporphyrinogen decarboxylase family protein codes for MLTAKQNLLETIKGGNPDRFVNQYEFMELIVEIPLMGAPTTPGKEGKDIWGVTIRWNEGQPGPFPVHGDEYTVLEDITQWKEIIKMPSVDYPDEAWTAAIEHANSVDRNEKFVTATYFGGVFERLHYLMGMENALMSFYEEPEAMKELIDFITQYELAYAKETIKHIKPDALFHHDDWGTQKSTFLSPEMFAEFIAPAYKKIYGYWKENGVEVVVHHADCYAATLVPSMIDMGIDIWQGCMTTNNVPELVKKYGGKISFMGDLDNGQLDKADWTVEEVAEHVKRACTSSGTLYYIPSMVMGGPESIYPGLYDAVSAEIDKINKR; via the coding sequence ATGTTAACAGCAAAACAAAATTTATTGGAAACGATTAAGGGTGGAAATCCAGACCGCTTCGTCAATCAATACGAATTTATGGAACTCATTGTAGAAATTCCTCTAATGGGAGCTCCTACGACACCTGGTAAAGAAGGAAAAGATATATGGGGTGTTACTATTAGATGGAATGAAGGTCAACCTGGTCCATTTCCTGTACATGGAGATGAATATACTGTCTTAGAGGATATAACACAATGGAAAGAAATCATTAAAATGCCTTCAGTTGACTATCCAGACGAAGCTTGGACGGCAGCCATTGAACATGCCAATAGCGTTGATCGCAACGAAAAATTTGTTACTGCAACATATTTCGGTGGTGTTTTTGAAAGATTGCACTATCTAATGGGTATGGAAAATGCATTGATGTCCTTCTATGAAGAACCTGAAGCTATGAAAGAATTAATTGACTTCATTACGCAATATGAACTAGCTTACGCAAAGGAAACGATCAAGCACATTAAACCAGATGCACTATTCCACCATGATGACTGGGGTACTCAAAAATCCACATTCTTATCACCTGAAATGTTTGCAGAGTTCATAGCCCCTGCTTATAAGAAAATCTACGGTTATTGGAAAGAAAATGGCGTTGAAGTAGTAGTCCATCATGCAGATTGTTATGCTGCCACATTAGTGCCTTCTATGATTGATATGGGCATTGATATCTGGCAAGGTTGCATGACTACAAATAATGTTCCAGAGCTCGTAAAAAAATACGGCGGAAAAATCAGCTTTATGGGTGATTTAGATAATGGTCAATTAGACAAAGCCGATTGGACTGTAGAAGAAGTAGCAGAACATGTAAAAAGAGCTTGTACATCATCTGGTACATTATACTATATCCCTTCTATGGTTATGGGTGGACCAGAAAGTATATACCCAGGCCTTTATGATGCTGTCAGTGCAGAAATCGATAAAATAAATAAAAGATAG
- the lepB gene encoding signal peptidase I, which yields MESKKEKSEIREWLESAAIAVVLALIIKFFLFEFVLVDGASMFPTLHDGDRLIVNKLEYRLNNPQFQDIIILEYNTESTHIEFVKRIIGMPGDTVAIRDSIVYINGTPLEEDYINTEAYPDYPEVIVPEGSYFVLGDNRNHSKDSRYEDVGFVEEDEIVGKVVYRVYPFDDFGKIK from the coding sequence TTGGAAAGCAAAAAAGAGAAGAGTGAAATTAGAGAGTGGTTGGAGTCTGCGGCTATTGCTGTGGTCTTGGCTTTGATCATCAAATTCTTTTTATTTGAGTTTGTATTAGTTGATGGAGCCTCAATGTTTCCAACTCTTCACGACGGTGATCGCTTAATTGTCAATAAATTGGAGTACCGTCTTAATAATCCACAATTTCAAGATATTATTATATTAGAGTACAATACAGAGAGCACACATATAGAATTTGTAAAGAGAATAATTGGTATGCCTGGAGATACTGTAGCAATTAGGGATTCCATCGTCTATATAAATGGCACACCACTAGAAGAAGATTATATTAATACAGAAGCCTATCCAGACTATCCAGAAGTAATAGTACCAGAAGGATCTTATTTTGTATTAGGAGATAATAGAAATCATAGTAAGGATAGTCGATATGAGGATGTAGGCTTTGTAGAGGAAGATGAAATCGTAGGAAAAGTTGTGTATAGAGTATATCCCTTTGATGATTTTGGAAAGATAAAATAG
- a CDS encoding Fe-Mn family superoxide dismutase, producing the protein MSIESVIKPKIIYEAKALPYEYDELVPIITKSMLKKFYSDYEKCVKHLNDSQYTLAQTKENLQNYQFFDYWEEEITKGEFLLSLYEVYWSIMSPLGLGGYPGTKTIKLIKKSLAHFNQFKEHLINAADTLSGSGWSVLMYLPQVGQLKVFQVEEGKCLDNSIIPILSCYVQDEAEYPNLLYGRREYLENWWNLINWFEVEKKIIESIKKP; encoded by the coding sequence ATGAGTATAGAATCCGTTATAAAACCGAAAATAATATACGAGGCAAAGGCTCTGCCTTATGAATATGATGAATTAGTACCAATTATAACAAAAAGCATGCTAAAAAAGTTTTATTCTGATTATGAAAAATGTGTAAAACATTTAAATGATTCTCAATATACTCTTGCCCAAACGAAAGAAAATTTACAAAACTACCAATTCTTTGATTATTGGGAAGAGGAGATTACAAAAGGAGAATTTCTCCTTTCTTTATATGAAGTTTACTGGTCAATCATGTCTCCATTAGGTTTAGGGGGATATCCGGGAACAAAAACAATCAAACTAATAAAAAAATCATTAGCACATTTTAACCAGTTCAAGGAGCACTTGATCAATGCAGCAGATACTCTTTCTGGATCAGGTTGGAGTGTACTTATGTATTTGCCACAAGTAGGGCAATTAAAGGTTTTTCAAGTAGAAGAGGGAAAATGTTTAGACAACTCCATTATTCCCATTCTATCGTGTTATGTACAGGATGAGGCTGAGTACCCTAATTTATTATATGGAAGACGAGAATATTTAGAAAACTGGTGGAATCTTATTAATTGGTTTGAAGTAGAGAAAAAGATCATTGAATCAATAAAGAAACCTTAA
- a CDS encoding zinc ribbon domain-containing protein, with amino-acid sequence MFFIGIMGVDTKAKEIKDIHNITCKYCGRLGMYKFIKQYNYFHFFFIPLFRWGVKYFLVSRCCHSVFSISKEKGKRLEDGTDGFVDSDELHYEDNNRGQTRNSCPHCGNMIDASFDYCPRCGNKAR; translated from the coding sequence ATGTTTTTTATAGGAATTATGGGAGTAGATACAAAGGCAAAAGAAATTAAAGATATACACAATATTACCTGCAAATATTGTGGGAGACTAGGAATGTATAAGTTTATAAAACAATACAATTACTTTCATTTCTTTTTTATCCCCTTGTTTCGTTGGGGAGTAAAATATTTTTTAGTCAGCAGATGTTGCCATAGCGTCTTTTCTATATCAAAAGAGAAGGGAAAAAGGCTAGAAGATGGAACAGATGGTTTTGTAGACTCAGATGAATTACACTACGAGGATAATAATAGAGGACAAACTAGAAATAGTTGCCCTCATTGTGGAAATATGATTGACGCTTCCTTTGATTACTGTCCACGGTGTGGGAATAAGGCTAGGTAG
- a CDS encoding CdaR family transcriptional regulator, with protein MNSGNTYISENYLQNILNEMKAVVEQDLIYMNTDGVIIASTDKSRKGQVHRGGKKVAKTGSDLIIYSDNEYEGAKKGINMPVKLNNIIVGVIGITGNSDEVMKYVKIIKRLTEILIKEGYNKDVEDNEIERDKLIMDALLYSERQIDKRQIVRYESLYGIKNKISRTVIASTIVGHEIKRFHNKDKVLRIFRSVMKNTNCIISLSGNNIVTIIDYSSREHCNEMIGRISKAVNKKLNLNMRYAIGDVQTELNALRNSYLKAISALKWSLLISKEKITYYEDFDLEIILNNISPNTVGEYVGKVLNGLKREEYTEYSIIIRLYEKHNGSIKKISEELYIHKNTLQYKINKLYEITGYDMRKLRDFAILSIAFQLKKMV; from the coding sequence TTGAATAGTGGGAATACATATATATCGGAAAATTACTTGCAAAACATTCTCAATGAGATGAAAGCCGTTGTGGAACAAGACTTGATTTACATGAATACAGATGGGGTCATTATTGCTTCTACAGACAAGTCCCGAAAAGGTCAAGTTCACCGTGGAGGTAAAAAGGTTGCAAAAACGGGGTCTGACTTAATTATTTATAGTGACAATGAATATGAAGGAGCCAAAAAAGGCATTAATATGCCTGTAAAATTAAATAACATCATCGTTGGCGTCATTGGCATTACTGGAAATAGCGACGAAGTCATGAAATACGTGAAGATTATCAAGCGTTTGACAGAGATTCTCATCAAAGAGGGTTACAATAAAGATGTAGAAGACAACGAAATTGAAAGAGATAAATTGATTATGGATGCTCTTCTTTATTCAGAAAGGCAAATAGATAAGAGACAAATTGTTCGCTATGAAAGCTTATATGGAATTAAAAATAAAATTTCTCGCACTGTCATAGCCTCTACTATAGTTGGACACGAAATCAAGAGATTTCATAATAAAGATAAAGTTCTTAGGATTTTTCGATCTGTCATGAAAAATACCAACTGTATAATTTCTTTATCAGGTAACAATATCGTTACGATTATAGACTATAGCTCTAGAGAACACTGTAATGAAATGATTGGTCGCATTAGCAAAGCTGTAAATAAAAAGCTTAACCTCAATATGAGATACGCTATAGGAGATGTCCAGACGGAGCTGAATGCCCTTCGAAATTCCTATTTAAAAGCCATAAGCGCTTTAAAGTGGTCACTACTTATTTCAAAAGAGAAGATTACCTATTACGAAGATTTTGACCTTGAAATTATCTTAAATAATATTTCGCCTAATACTGTAGGAGAATATGTAGGTAAGGTCCTTAATGGTTTAAAGAGGGAAGAATATACAGAGTACTCAATAATTATACGGCTTTATGAAAAACACAATGGATCCATTAAAAAGATATCAGAAGAACTTTATATTCATAAAAATACGCTTCAATACAAAATTAACAAACTATACGAAATAACGGGTTATGATATGAGGAAACTTAGAGACTTTGCAATTTTGAGCATTGCTTTTCAACTAAAGAAGATGGTTTAA
- a CDS encoding ribonuclease HII, with translation MNTKEMSISQIKSEITKVNIEDYPEYILLLKRDERAGVQQIAISLEKKYQSYIKESIRIDQMKQFEDKLYAQGYEYIAGIDEVGRGPLAGPVVSCAVVLPQDSHLLYINDSKKLSIAKREALHEQIKREAISIGVGIVDKDMIDEVNIYEATKQSMKDAIDNSQLTPQIVLIDAMHIDGLHIPQKSIIKGDEKCYSIAAASIVAKVTRDKMMDTYDEMYPEYHFKSNKGYGTQEHIDAIHKYGTCPIHRMSFLNNILKNV, from the coding sequence ATGAACACAAAAGAAATGAGCATATCTCAAATAAAATCGGAAATTACTAAAGTAAACATCGAAGATTATCCAGAGTACATACTTCTTCTCAAAAGAGATGAGAGGGCTGGTGTTCAGCAAATAGCTATATCTTTAGAAAAGAAATACCAGTCTTATATCAAAGAAAGTATCAGAATTGATCAAATGAAGCAATTTGAAGATAAGTTATATGCGCAAGGTTATGAGTACATTGCGGGTATTGATGAAGTTGGCAGGGGACCTTTAGCTGGACCTGTTGTAAGTTGTGCCGTCGTACTTCCCCAAGATTCACATCTATTATACATTAATGATTCTAAAAAATTATCCATTGCTAAAAGAGAAGCTCTTCATGAGCAAATAAAACGAGAAGCTATTTCTATAGGCGTTGGAATCGTCGATAAGGATATGATTGATGAAGTCAATATTTATGAAGCAACAAAACAGAGCATGAAAGACGCCATCGACAATTCTCAGTTGACTCCTCAAATCGTATTAATCGATGCAATGCATATAGATGGACTTCATATACCTCAAAAGTCTATTATTAAAGGTGATGAAAAATGTTATTCCATTGCTGCAGCTAGTATTGTAGCAAAAGTGACCCGAGATAAAATGATGGATACGTATGACGAGATGTATCCAGAGTATCACTTCAAATCCAACAAAGGCTACGGCACCCAAGAACATATAGACGCCATTCACAAATACGGCACCTGCCCAATTCATAGAATGTCTTTTTTGAATAATATACTAAAAAATGTTTAG
- the rimM gene encoding ribosome maturation factor RimM (Essential for efficient processing of 16S rRNA), which yields MNEKLIVGKIGAPHGIKGEIKVFPLTDDPSRFEALRKVYVKSKEDYEEFEISSVKYNGPHLILKLEEINDRNDADRLKNKYLEISREDGISLEEDEYYIVDLIGLEVYEDGVKLGVLKDVISTGGTDLYEIQTEEKIMLVPAVSQYILKIDMDNRRIEASIPEGLKEL from the coding sequence ATGAATGAAAAGCTAATCGTAGGAAAAATTGGAGCCCCTCATGGCATAAAAGGCGAAATTAAGGTATTTCCATTGACGGATGATCCTTCAAGATTCGAAGCCCTAAGGAAAGTATATGTAAAATCAAAAGAAGATTATGAAGAATTTGAAATTAGTTCTGTAAAGTATAATGGACCTCATCTTATCCTTAAACTAGAAGAAATTAACGATCGAAATGACGCTGATAGATTAAAGAATAAGTATTTAGAGATTTCTAGAGAAGATGGCATTTCTCTTGAAGAAGATGAGTATTATATTGTAGATTTGATTGGATTAGAGGTCTATGAAGACGGTGTAAAGCTAGGTGTATTAAAAGATGTTATAAGCACTGGTGGAACAGATCTTTATGAAATTCAGACAGAAGAAAAAATCATGCTCGTTCCAGCAGTATCACAATATATTTTAAAAATAGATATGGACAATCGTAGAATAGAAGCAAGTATTCCTGAAGGGCTAAAAGAACTATGA
- a CDS encoding undecaprenyl-diphosphate phosphatase, which produces MEFIEILKAIILGVIEGITEWLPISSTGHMILADEFIQLNMSAEFKEMFFVVVQLGAILAVVLLYFNKLNPFSSKKTAREKNETWTLWFKVVVACLPAAVIGLLFDDLIDELFYNYQTVSITLIVYGIWFILIENKNKKNYYKPAINDFSQLTYATAFKIGLFQLLSLIPGTSRSGATIIGGMLVGTSRFVATEFTFFLAIPVMFGASLLKLRKFGLVFTSAELIILLTGTFISFLVSIIAIKFLIGYIKRNDFKAFGYYRIVLGIVVILYFSLLA; this is translated from the coding sequence ATGGAATTTATTGAAATCCTAAAAGCCATTATTTTAGGTGTGATTGAAGGCATAACAGAGTGGCTTCCCATTAGTAGCACAGGTCATATGATACTTGCAGATGAATTTATTCAATTAAATATGTCAGCAGAGTTTAAAGAGATGTTTTTTGTAGTTGTTCAATTAGGAGCTATTCTAGCTGTAGTGTTATTGTATTTTAATAAACTAAATCCCTTCTCTTCAAAGAAAACAGCAAGAGAAAAAAATGAAACGTGGACATTATGGTTTAAAGTTGTAGTAGCTTGTTTACCGGCAGCTGTTATTGGTTTGTTGTTTGATGATCTAATCGATGAATTGTTTTATAATTACCAAACAGTGTCTATTACATTGATCGTTTACGGTATATGGTTTATATTAATCGAAAACAAAAATAAGAAAAACTACTACAAACCTGCAATCAACGATTTTTCACAACTTACATACGCTACAGCTTTTAAAATTGGACTGTTTCAATTGTTATCTTTGATTCCAGGAACCTCTAGATCAGGAGCTACGATCATAGGTGGAATGTTAGTAGGAACATCAAGATTTGTAGCTACAGAATTTACCTTTTTCTTGGCCATTCCAGTGATGTTTGGAGCAAGTCTTTTAAAGCTACGTAAGTTCGGATTGGTATTTACAAGCGCAGAGCTAATCATCTTACTGACGGGAACCTTCATATCTTTTCTAGTTTCCATTATAGCGATTAAATTCTTAATAGGCTATATTAAGAGAAATGACTTTAAAGCTTTTGGGTATTATCGAATTGTATTGGGGATTGTGGTTATATTGTATTTTAGTTTGTTGGCGTAA